TCGCGCCCCACGACGCGCACGCTGGGCGGGATTCGGAACAGGATAAACCACGCGAGGCGCTGCCGGGGAGACCGGCGGCATGCAGGAAGGGCTGATCAAACCGCGCTGGCGTCGCCGTCGGCGCCGCGGCCGCCGGCGTGCTCATCGACGCGTTTGCGCGCAAGACGCTGCGCGATGCGCACGAACGCGAGCCCATGCTGGGCCCAGAAGCCTTCGCCGTAGCGACGGCCCTGCAACTGGTCGGCGATGCCGGTCGGCTCCATGTCGCGGCTCCAGGAAACGCTGCGGAACAGCATGTCCCACCACGGGAACAGCACGCCGAAGTTACAGCCGTACTTGAGCCCCTCATGGCCGTAGCCGATGGCATGATGGCGGCGATGGAAGGTCGGACTGACCAGCAAACGCTCGCCGAGCCAGCCGAAGTACAGACGGATGTTCGCGTGCTGCACGCTCTGCGCGAGATTCGTGATCGCGACCAGCACGACGAACTGCGAGGGCGGCACGCCGATCACCAGCGCGATCGCCGCGAAGAACGACGCCTGCATCAGATCGTCCAGCAGATGGTTGCGGTCGTCGGACCACAGCGACATCTGCCGCTGACTGTGGTGTACCGCGTGCAGCTCCCACCACACGCCGATGCGGTGCTGCCAGCGGTGATACCAGTAGCCGGCGAAGTCGAGCACCAGCAGGTACATCACGAACGTGACGAGCGGCCGGGTGGTGACGCCGGGCCACAGATTGTCGAGATCCAGATTCGCGATGCCGTTCAGCCGCAGCCACCCCTGCACGCTATCGAACAGCGGCTGGAACGCGAAGAAGAAAAACAGGTTGAGAATGCCGAGCTTGACGATCCACGTATAGATCACGTCGACGCGCACCGCCTTGCGATCCGGCCACCGCTCCACCGGACGCAGCGCTTCGAGCGGGCGCAGCACCGCGTACATGGCCAGCACCTCCAGCACGCCGACGATCACCCAGTAGAGCGCGTCGTACGTATCTTCGTCGTAACCCATCAGGTCGAAGCGGAACAGCAGCGGCTGCACCACGTCGACGTACAGCAGGGTCTGCACCGCCGAAACGAAGCTGTCGAGAGAAGCGAAAATCTGCTGAAACATGTGCTGGCCCGTTACTTCCCGCGTGTCGCGGCGCCCTGTGCGTCAGGCGCCGTTCGGCGCCGTGACCGGCGCGCGATTGAAGAAATAGATACCGTGCGGCGAACGGCCCACGGCAATCGTCTGGATCAGTTTGCGCGTGTTCAGGTCGATGATGCCGACGTGCTTCGCGAAGCGGAACGTGACCCATAGATAGCGTTTGTCCGCCGTCAGTTCCATGTCGTCCGGCCCCGGCATCAAGCCGGTGATGTCGCCGACATTGGTGAGCGTGTCTTCGTCGATGATGCTGATCGTGCTGGCGACCCGGTTCGACACCGCGACGTGCTTGCCGTCCGCCAGCGAGCGGAAGTTGTGCGCACCCTTCCCTGTCTGGATGGTCTTCACGATCTTCTGGTTGCGCCAGTCGACCACGGCCACGTAATCCGAGCCGGTCATGCCGATCAGCAGGTATTTTTCGCCCGGCGTCATCCACAGCCCGGCCGGCACCTTGCCGACCTTCATTTTCCACTTGACGGTTTGCGTGGCCAGATCGATCGCGGCCAGCTCACCCGACACCTGCAGCGTGACGAATACCGTCTTGCTGTCGTTGGTGAACGCCATGTGGCTCGGCATGACCGCGAGCGGCAGACGCGACGCGAGCGTCATCTGGTTCTTCTGGCTGTCGTAGTGATAGATGTCGAGCCGGTCAAGACGCAGGCCGGTGGTGACGAGCCACTTGCGGTCAGGCGAAAAACCGATCTGATACGGATCTTCGATGTTCTCGACCCAGCGCTGCACCTGCCCCGTTTTCGGGTCGACGAACATCAGATTGTTCGACACCGAATTCGCGACGATCAACGACGAGTTGTCCGGCGTGGACATCAGATGGTGCGGTTCCTTGCCGGTCGGTACCGTGCCGACGACCTGACGGGTGGCTTCGTCGATCAGGCTGAGCGTCGCTTCGCCGGAATTGAGCACGATGACGTTATTCGCGCGCGCCGCCGGAGAGAAAAAACCTGTTGCCGCGACGACTGCCGCGCCCGCCAGGACCATGCCGGTCAAGCCGGAGAAGGAAAAATTGCGCATGAAAACTCACTTCGGGAGAACGTTCGTCATTGTAGAACGTTTACTGTGATGCAAGGTTGACATGGCTCGGGGGTGAGCACGTTGGACCCGTTGAACGCCTGCCAGGAATTTCATGGAGTTTTCCTGGCCAATCCGACAAATGATTGCGTTTTTGCAAACGCTTTTAAATCTGCCGACGCGAAATGCATATTATCTCATTCAAAATAAATTGAATTAAATTAAGACGCCCATAAAAATATCAAAAATAAGAAATTAACCAGCGACTTTATTTTTATCAAGATCAATATTTCGGAATTATCCCATCACCGTCGCCACGCGAAATTCGCCAGAATGGCGGCTGCCGAGCGTCTTGTCAGACCATGCGTAGCCGGCCCGAAGCGTGTCCGGCATAGCCAGCCATCCATCAATGCTTTTAACGCACGAACAAAGACATCTCATCTATTTCCGGGCATACCAATAAATCGAAGACCCGCAACGTTCAATAACTTTTTCGGAGTTACGCAACATATGAAAATAAATATTGGATCCCCAAAACGGCACGCTGGCATGGAGAGAATGCGCCAGGCGCGCGCCGCGCGATCGAAGACGTCGTCCACGTCGCCTCGCAGGCTCGCCGCGGCGCGACTGGCCTTATCGGGCGCGGCGCTGGTCGGCGGGGCAAGTGCAGTCCATGCGGCCCTGCCTCCGGACACCGCGGAGTACTACCTCGACGTCGGCGCGCAACCCAGCGGCTTGAACGGCGCGATCGCGTCCGGCCGCAATGCGCTCGCCATCGGCCCGGGGGCCGGGGCCAGCGCCGAACTGGCGATTGCGATCGGTTACATGACCAACGCGTCGGGGCCGTTCGGTATCGCGCTCGGCTTCAACGCGATCGCCGCCGACAATGCGGCGTTGTCGCTCGGCGCCCATTCCGTGGCCGGCGCGAACCAGGCGACGGCTGCCGGCTACGCGGCACGTGCCGACGGACGAGCCGCCACGGCGGTCGGCGCGAATGCGGAGTCCAACGGGCTCGGCAGCATCGCTCTCGGCGCCAGTTCGGTTGCCGCGGCGAGCGGATCGATCGCGCTCGGCTACGGCGCCGGCGTCATCGGTAGCGGCAGCGGCGCGGCGATCGCCATCGGCCAGGGCGCGGTCGCCAGGGAGGCGAATAGCGTGGCGCTCGGCGCGGGATCCATGACCGCGCCGTCCGACGGCATCGCTTTCGTCCCAGCGGGCGCGAGCCTGTCGCTGATTCACGGCGTGAATGCCATCGGCCAGGTGTCGATCGGCTCCGTCGGCAGCGAGCGTCGGCTCACCCATGTCGCCGCCGGGGCAAACGACACGGACGCGGTCAACGTCAGTCAGTTGAAGGCAGCGCTGAGCGCATTGGACGGCACGGCATCTGCGCTTGACGCCGCCGTCACCTACGGGCGCGATGCGTCCGGTGACATTCAGCGCGGCAACGTGACGCTCGGCGATCCGGCCGTAGGCGGTACGGCGATCCATAACGTCGCGAACGGCGTCGATGCCGGCGACGCGGTCAACCTCGGGCAGTTGAATGCGGCCGTGAGCGCAGCCATTGGCGGGCTGGTGAACAACGTTGTGGTCAGCGATGGAAACGCGAATGCCTTTTTTAGCGCCGCGGGCGACCCGGCGAGCGAAAGCGCGGTAGCTTCAGGCGCACATGCGGTCGCTGCGGGGGCGAACGCGCAGGCAACCGGAAGCGGAGCGCTTGCGATTGGCGCGGCTTCCGGCGCGAGCGGCGTCAATTCGGTCGCGCTCGGCGTGGCTGCCGGCGCGGCGGGAGGCAGCGCCATTGCCGTGGGGGCGAACTCAAGTGGCAGCGGCGTCAGTGCAATCGCCCTCGGCACCGGCTCCAGCGCAAGCGCCGTCAACGCTTCCGCGTTTGGCGCCGCAGCGAACGCCGTCGCGGAAAACTCGGTGGCATTGGGCCAAGGTTCGGTGGCCGATAGAGCAAACACCGTGTCGGTCGGCTCATCAGGCCAGCAGCGTCAGCTCGCAAACGTCGCGGCGGGCACGCAGGGCACGGACGCGGTCAACGTCGAGCAGATGCAACAAAGCGTGAATGGCGCGGTTGGCGAAGCGCAGCGCTATACGAACGACGAGATTCGCTCGGCCCGTCGCGATGCTTACGGCGGCACGGCCGCGGCCTTCGCCGTGGCGGCATTGCCGCAGGCCGTGCTGCCGGGCCGGGGCATGATGGCGGTCGCCGGCGGCACCTATGGCGGACAGTCGGCGCTGGCGATCGGCGTATCGCAACTGTCCGTCAACGGCAAATGGGCTTACCGGATGCAAGGCACGACCGACTCGCGCGGTCAGTTGGGCGCGGCGCTCGGAGCCGGCATGCACTGGTGACGCGCGTCGGGTGGCTGATGTCGAGATCGGGGTGGAGATGCACACCGCTCAACGCTGCATCGACTCCCACACCTTGTACAAGCGCTTCACCGACACCGGCATCGGCGTACGCAATTCCTGGGCGAACAGCGAAATCCGCAATTCTTCCAGCAGCCAGCGGAATTCCGACAAACGCGTATCCAGCACGCCGCCACGCTGCGCCACCGTGCGCTGGTAGTTCTGCAGCAGCGGCGCGAATTCGGCGACCTGGCGCGCATCGCGGGCCGGGTCTGCCCGCAGCTTGTCGATGCGCAGCGCGATTCCCTTCAGATAGCGCGGGAAATGCGCCAACTGCGTGTACGGCGTGTCGACCACAAAACGCTTGCCGACCAGCGCATCGAGCTGATTCTGCATGTCGGCATGCGCGGCCGTGAACGAACGAGCCTGGACCAGTTTCTTCGTCACCGTCGCGTATTCGGCGAGGATCTGTCCGGCCAGCCGCGCAATCTCCTGCGCCAGCAGGGTCAGCCGGCTGCGGCCTTCGTCGCGGCGGGTGTGGAACGACACGTCGTCGTCGGGCAGCGGGTCTTGCAGACACGCGCGATCCAGCGCCGTATCGACGAGTTGATCGCGCAACTCTTCCTGCGTGCCGCGCGGCATGAACTGCATCGCCATTTCGCGCAAGCCCGGCAGGTTCTTTTCCAGATACTTGATCGGTTCCTTCAATTGCAGACCAAACAGACGCCGCAAACCCGCACGATGAATACGCGCCGCCTCTTCCGGCGAATCGAACACCTCGACATCGCAATGCGTACCGCGATCCACCAGCGCCGGATAGCCGAACAGGGTCTGGCCGCCTCGGCGGATTTCGAGCAATTCGGGCAGCTTGCCGAAATTCCACGTCGTCAGTTTTTCGTAGAGCGCGGTGCTTGCCGAGCCGCCTTGCGCGGCACCTTGCGTCGTCGTGGTCTGCGGACCGCTCCTGCCGCGCTGTGCACTAACGTTAGCCCCATTACCACCTGCCCCGCCCGCACCACCCGCCTGCGCGCCCGCCACACCACCGCCGCCCGCATCCGCCAACGCCGCACCCGCCGCACTGGACGCAATCTTCTGGAAATGCTGCTGTGCCTGCCCACCCAGCTCCGCGCGCAGTTGCGCGAGATTGCGGCCCATCGCGAGCTGACGGCCGTGCTCGTCGACGACCTTGAAGTTCATGAACAGATGAGCCGGCAAGGTTTCGAGCTTGAAGTCGGCCTGCTTCATGGCCACCTGCGTCTGCTCACGCACGTCGGCGATCAGCGATTCGAGCAAACCGCCCGCGCCAAAGCGCGGCGCGGCGTGCCGGTCGACGAACCCGGCCGCGAACTCCGGCAGCGGCACGCAGTGACGACGCAACTTCTGCGGCAAGGACTTCAGCAGCAGTTGTGCCTTCTCCTTCAGCATGCCCGGCACCAGCCATTCGCAGCGGCGCGCATCGACCTGGTTCAGCGCATACAGCGGCACGGCGAGCGTCACACCGTCGCGCGGCGTGCCCGGTTCGAAGTGATACGTCAGCGCCATCTCGACGCCGGACATCGTCATCCGTTTCGGGAACAGATCGGTCGTGACGCCGGCCGCTTCGTGGCGCATCAGATCATCGCGCGACAAGTACAGCAGTCGCAGCTTGTCTTCCTGCTGACCGCTCGCCTTCAGTTCGTCGCGATACCAGCGTTCGAAGGCCGCGCCGGTGTGAATACCCTGCGGCACCACCTGGTCGTAGAAGCCGAAGATCAGCTCGTCGTCGACCAGCACGTCCTGACGGCGCGACTTGTGTTCAAGCTGCTCGATGTCGGCGAGCAGCTTGCGGTTGTGGGCGAAAAACGCGAGCTTCGTGTCGAATTCGCCTTCCACCAGCGCGCCGCGAATGAAGAGTTCGCGCGCGCGCGCCGGGTCCTGTTTGCCGAAGCTCACACGCCGACGGTGATAAACCGGCAGCCCGTACAGCATCGCCCGCTCGAACGCCGAGACCTGCGCCGCGCGCTTCTCCCAGTGCGGCTCGGACAGCGATTTTTTCAGCAGATGCGCGCCGATCCGTTCGATCCACTCGGGCTCGATCTTCGCGATACAACGCGCGTACAGCCGGCTCGTTTCGACCAGTTCGGCGGCCATCACCCACTTGCCGGCCTTCTTCACCAGCGCGGAACCCGGCCACAGATAGAACTTGATGCCGCGCGCGCCGAGGTAATACGGTTCGTCGTCGGCTTTCAGGCCGATGTTGCCGAGCAGACCGGTCAGCAGTGCGAGATGGATCTGCTCGAAGGTCGCCTCGGCTTCGTTCAGACGCCAGCCGTGTTCGCGCACCACGGTCAGCAGTTGCGAATGCACGTCGCGCCATTCGCGCAGACGCAGTTGCGACAGGAAGTTCTTGCGGCACTCTTCATGCAACTGCTTGTTCGACTTCTTGTGCGCGATCGCTTCTTCGAACCACTGCCAGATTTTCAGCCACTGGAGGAATTCGGAGCGCTCGTCGGCGAACCGGCGGTGCGCCTGGTCCGCCTGCTCCTGCGCTTCGATCGGCCGGTCGCGCGGGTCCTGCACCGACAGCGCGCTGGCGATGATCAACACCTCCTTCAACGCCTGCTGATCGCGCGCGGCCAGAATCATCCGGCCGACGCGCGGGTCGAGCGGCAGGCGCGCGAGTTCGCGGCCGAGCGGCGTGAGGCGGTTGTCGTCGTCGACGGCGCCGAGCTCGTTGAGCAACTGATAGCCGTCGGCGATCGCGCGGCCTGGCGGCGGCTCGATGAACGGGAACGTCTCGATGGCGGTCAGGTGCAGCGACTTCATCCGCAGAATCACCGAGGCCAGCGACGAACGCAGAATCTCCGGATCGGTGAAGCGCACGCGGCCCGTGAAGTCGCTCTCTTCGTACAGACGAATGCAGATGCCGTCCGCCACCCGGCCGCAACGCCCGGCGCGCTGATTCGCGGCGGCCTGCGAGATCGACTCGACCTGCAACTGCTCGACCTTGTTGCGATACGAATAGCGCTTCACGCGCGCGAGGCCGGTGTCGACCACGTAACGGATGCCCGGCACCGTCAGCGAGGTTTCGGCGACGTTGGTCGCCAGCACGATCCGGCGCGCGTTCGAGGTGCGGAACACGCGCTCCTGATCGGCGGCGGACAGCCGCGCGAACAACGGCAGGATTTCCGTGTGCGGCGGATGGTGTTTGCGCAGCGCCTCGGCGGCATCGCGAATCTCGCGCTCGCCGGGCAGGAACACCAGCACGTCGCCGGGGCCTTCGCGGCACAGCTCGTCGACCGCGTCGACGATCGCGTCCATCAGGTCGCGGTCGGCTTCGCGCTGGGTTTTCGGGCGCTCCGCGCGATCGCGCGAACCAGCCGGCGCGTTTGCCGGAGCGCGCGTGCCCTCCGCCGCCTTCACCGCCGGACTGTCCTCGACGACTGGCCGGTAACGCACCTCGACCGGGTACAGACGGCCACTCACTTCGATCACCGGCGCGGGCTTCTCCTCGCTGCCGAAGTGACGCGCGAAACGATCGGCGTCGATGGTCGCCGAAGTGACGATCAGCTTCAGATCGGGCCGCTTGACGAGGATTTCCTTCAGATAGCCGAGCAGAAAATCGATGTTCAGGCTGCGCTCGTGCGCTTCGTCGATGATCAGCGTGTCGTAGGCCTTCAGCAGCGGATCGGTCTGCGTTTCGGCGAGCAGAATGCCGTCGGTCATCAGCTTGACCGATGCGCCTGGCGCCAGGTTATCGGTGAAGCGCACCTTGTAGCCGACCACTTCGCCGAACGGCGTGCCGAGCTCCTCGGCGATGCGGCGGCCGGTCGCCGACGCGGCGAGCCGGCGCGGCTGCGTGTGGCCGATCAGGCCCGTGCCGCCCGCGCCGAGACCGCGCCCGAGCGCGAGGCAGATTTTCGGCAACTGGGTGGTCTTGCCCGAGCCGGTCTCGCCACAGACGATCACGACCTGGTTCGCGGCGATCGCCCTGGCAATTTCCTCGCGGCGGCCGGATACCGGCAACGCTTCGGGAAACGTGATCGGCGGAATCGGGTTCGGTTCGACAACGCGCTGAGGACGCGCGGAACGCGGAGGACGAGGCTCGCGCGGTTCACGTGGTTCGCGCTGCTCGCGCGATTCTGGCGATTTCCGCTCGTCGGAGCGGCCGCCTTGCGGCCCGTTTTCCTTGCGCGACGGTGCCTCGCCGCCGCCTCGCGGACGACGCGCTTCGCGCGCCGTGTGCGGCGTGTTCCGGTTGGCGTCCTGCGCGGGACGGCGTGCGGCATCGCCGGTGTTCTTTCGATCAGCGGCCGGCGCCGGATTCTCGTTCGCCGCGGCGGGACTTTTGGGTACATTCGACATGGGGGCGCATTATAATCCCCGGCATGAATTCCCAAACCGACCTCGTCCCCGCGCCCGCGAGCGTTCCGGCCCCCGCCGGCGACACGGAAACCCTCGCCCAGCACGCGCAATTCGTCGACTGGATGCGCTCAGTCGCCCCTTACATTCACGCGTTCCGCAACAAGACGTTCGTCGTCGGTTTCGGCGGCGAAGTGGTGCATCAGGGGCTCCTGAATGCGCTCGTGTCCGACATCGCGCTGTTGCAGGCCATGGGCATCCAGATCGTGCTGGTGCATGGTTCGCGGCCGCAGGTCGAGGAGCAGATGAGTCTGCACGGCGTGGAGTCCGAGTTTTCGCACGGCATGCGCATTACCGATGCGCGCGCGCTGGAGTCCGCGAAAGAAGCGGCCGGCGAAGTGCGTCTGGATATCGAGGCCGCGATCAGCCAGGGCTTGCCGAACACGCCGATGGCACACGCGCACATCAGCGTCGTGTCGGGCAACTTCGTGACCGCGCGGCCGGTCGGCATTCTGGACGGCGTCGACTTCGCGCACACGGGCGTGGTGCGCAAGATCGACGCGGATTCGATCCGCCATTCACTCGCCAGCCGCAAGCTCGTGCTGCTGTCGCCGCTCGGCTTCTCGCCCACCGGTGAAGCCTTCAATCTCGCGATGGAAGACGTGGCCTCGGCCGCGGCGATCGCGTTGCGCGCCGACAAGATCGTGTTCCTGACCGAAACGCCGGGCTTGATGGAAGCCGGCGAGGAAGGCGCCGAACTGATCCGCGAACTCTCGCTCGACGACGCGTACAAGCTGCACGAAAGCGGCGAAGTCACCGGCGACGCGGGCTTCTATCTGAAGCATTCGATCCGCGCGTGCCGCGGCGGCGTGGCACGGGCGCACATCATTCCCTACGCGCTCGACGGCAGCCTGCTGCTCGAACTGTTCCTGCACGACGGCGTCGGCACGATGATCTCCTACGAGAATCTGGAAAGTCTGCGCGAAGCCACGCCGGACGACGTCGGCGGCATTCTCGCGCTGATCGAGCCGCTGGAATCGGACGGCACGCTGGTGCGGCGCGGCCGGCATCAGATCGAACGCGACATCGACCATTTCTCGGTGATCGAGCACGATGGCGTGCTGTTCGGCTGCGCGGCGCTGTATCCGTACACGCAGGAACGTATCGGCGAAATGGCGTGCCTGACGGTCGCGCCCGAAGCGCAAGGCACCGGCGACGGCGAACGCCTGCTCAAGCGCATCGAACAGCGCGCGCGGGCGCGCGGCCTCACGCGTATTTTCGTGCTCACCACGCGCACCGAACACTGGTTCCTCAAGCGCGGCTTCGTGAAGGCCACCGTCGACGATCTGCCGGAAGATCGCCGCCGGCTCTATAACTGGCAACGCAAATCGCTCGTGCTGATGAAACAGCTTTGAGCGGCGCGCCGTGCATGCGCGCGGTTCTCCCGCGATTCACGCGCCGCTCAAGCGTCACTCACACTAAATACTGCCCCACATCGATACAGCAACCGGACGAAGCGCAACACGCGAGCGCCGGTCGACACAGGAGAAACACAGCATGACTCGTATGGTTCAATGCGCGAAGCTCGGCAAGGAAGCCGAAGGCCTCGATTTCCCGCCGCTGCCGGGCGAACTCGGCAAGCGGATCTACGAAAGCATTTCGAAGGAAGCGTGGCAGGCCTGGTTGAAGCAGCAGACCATGCTGATCAACGAAAACCGCCTGAACATGGCTGATCCGCGTGCGCGTCAGTATCTGATGAAGCAGACAGAGAAGTTCTTCTTTGGCGAAGGCGCGGATACCGCGCAGGGTTACGTGCCGCCGTCGGCGTAAGGCCGATCGGGCGAACATTCTGCCCGTTACGATTCACAACGAAAAGACCCGGTCACTTGCGTGATCGGGTCTTTTTTCATGCGCCGCGATGCGAATTTTTGGGCGTCAGTTGTAGTAAAGATTGACGGTGGCCAGTGCGCTGACGCGTCCCGCCTTGACGGGCGTTGCGTCGGGACGCACGTAGCGCGCCTGAAACGGCACCGTCTGAACGCCCGACAGCGTGCCCAACGATACGCCGTTCACGGCCGGCGTATTGCTGGCCGTGTACGTGTAGGCGGCGGGCCCCACTACCAGCGGTTGCATACGATAGAGAATCTGCACGCCGACGCCGCTAGCGGTCGAATCTGGCGCAAGCGTCAGCGCGTTGGTCTGATTGAACGGCATGCTGGAATCGGTCAGGCTGATCGACGGTTTTGCGTTGTCGTCGCATAGCAGGCCGAGGTTAAAGGACGTCAAGCCGGCAGTCTGCCCTACCGCGGAAAAGGCCGAGGTCGACACCGTCGGCAAGGTGACGGCGACGTTCGTCGTGGTGAGCGAACAACTGGCGACGGTGGTGGGGAGGAGCGTGTAGGAAAATTTCAGCGTGCTTGCGTCACCGCTTCCGCCGTTCGCGTATTCCTGGCCCGGCACATGGATGTAGTCCGCGAAACTAAAACTCCCTGCCGTCGTGTTGCCTGTTTTTACAAGCTCAAAGGTGGCACGTATCGAATTGCTCCCCTTCTGTGCCGTTCCGAAGACAAAGGTGGTGACCTTGCCGCTATACGAAATGGGAGCCATCACCGCCCCTCCCGCATTGCGAATGCGAAAGCCAATACCAGGAGTCATGCCGGCGATCGTATAGACATCGCTAAACCCCGGCACCAAGGTCACACCCGAGCTGTAGTTGTCGGTCATATACCATTGACCATTAGGCGTAACCGTGCAGTTGATTTGAAGGTCGAACGCCGCGACGGCGCCCGGAATCGTCTGCCCCACGGGCAGTTTCGCGGGAACGCTGACCGCCGGCAGATTGACGGTCATCGGCAATGGCGCACTGCAGTCGTTGTACGCCGCGAACGCATATGACGGCGCGCCAAGCGACATCGCGATCAGCAATAGAATTTTCAGGTTTCGGAAAAACATGGGATATCCCCGGTTGAAGACGAGGCCATGCGAGTGGTCTCGCCTCGTCAAAAACGCTTGCGCGGCTCATCCGACAGCATGCGTCGACCTATCTCGTATTTCTGTCAGATCATTCTTAAACCGGTGCCGAAAACATTGCGCTTGATGCGCCCACGTACGCCGCCGAAAGCCCCGCCCATAGGGCGACTTGCACGATCCTCCGTCATCGTGCTATCATGTTCATCTTTCGAACAGCATTTCACTGTCAATTCGCGTTCTTTGAACATGGCCCGTACTGCGCGTTTGTTGTTTGCTGCAAAGCGTGCGCCACGTTAAAAGAACCTGTTTTATACAAGAAGGCTCGTCGGTCGTTTCACCACCCTTGATTGCCCGAACGCACGTTCAGGCGCGCTCAGCGGGCGGCGAATAAAAACACCGGCCTTTTTCGTTTCAAGCCTTCCAGCGGCGTGTGGGCCAGCTTTCAGCCACCCCATCGTCCTCATGCACCTGCCCCCCATCCACGGCCACGCAGGTGCAACAGCAAGCACAATCTAG
The sequence above is a segment of the Paraburkholderia sp. D15 genome. Coding sequences within it:
- a CDS encoding fimbrial protein; translation: MLIAMSLGAPSYAFAAYNDCSAPLPMTVNLPAVSVPAKLPVGQTIPGAVAAFDLQINCTVTPNGQWYMTDNYSSGVTLVPGFSDVYTIAGMTPGIGFRIRNAGGAVMAPISYSGKVTTFVFGTAQKGSNSIRATFELVKTGNTTAGSFSFADYIHVPGQEYANGGSGDASTLKFSYTLLPTTVASCSLTTTNVAVTLPTVSTSAFSAVGQTAGLTSFNLGLLCDDNAKPSISLTDSSMPFNQTNALTLAPDSTASGVGVQILYRMQPLVVGPAAYTYTASNTPAVNGVSLGTLSGVQTVPFQARYVRPDATPVKAGRVSALATVNLYYN